A single window of Halobacillus naozhouensis DNA harbors:
- a CDS encoding GNAT family N-acetyltransferase has translation MIRRLTSQDDPQCQQLLSAKPAENLFIIGDIENFGYEQDFQKLWGDFSEVKQLRAVLLKYHNNYIAYANDSFNAKGFAAIINSDPEFMQLSGLQKITEKILPHIKNGKVRTRELYYAKCDEAKKLNPEFDINRVKQATTEDVPRLVKLQNQISEFEQDNSREDSIRRGIEQKSARSYYIEEQGVMISSASTTAENSKSAMVVGVCTHPHYKRQGLASSCMHKLCRDLLAEGRMLCLFYDNPEAGSIYKRLGFEDIGKWMMHIFEKVKEPSTI, from the coding sequence ATGATTCGCAGGCTTACTTCTCAAGACGATCCGCAATGTCAGCAGCTTTTATCCGCTAAACCGGCTGAAAATTTATTTATTATTGGCGATATTGAAAATTTTGGTTATGAACAGGATTTCCAGAAATTGTGGGGAGATTTTTCAGAAGTTAAGCAATTACGTGCTGTACTTTTAAAATACCACAACAATTACATTGCTTATGCAAACGATTCTTTTAATGCCAAGGGGTTTGCGGCTATTATTAACAGTGATCCAGAGTTTATGCAGTTATCCGGTCTCCAGAAAATCACTGAAAAAATCCTTCCCCATATTAAAAACGGAAAGGTTAGAACCCGCGAATTATACTACGCCAAATGTGATGAAGCCAAAAAGTTGAACCCAGAGTTCGACATCAATCGTGTTAAACAGGCGACCACGGAAGACGTCCCGAGACTTGTTAAATTACAAAATCAGATCTCTGAATTTGAGCAGGATAACAGTCGCGAAGATAGCATCAGGAGAGGGATTGAACAAAAATCGGCAAGAAGTTATTACATTGAAGAACAGGGCGTAATGATTTCAAGTGCATCCACAACGGCCGAAAACTCAAAGTCAGCAATGGTCGTTGGTGTATGTACCCATCCCCACTATAAACGTCAAGGATTGGCAAGTTCCTGCATGCATAAATTGTGTCGGGATTTATTAGCAGAAGGGAGAATGCTCTGTCTCTTTTATGATAACCCTGAGGCAGGATCGATCTATAAAAGACTTGGCTTTGAGGATATCGGCAAGTGGATGATGCATATTTTCGAAAAGGTAAAAGAGCCTTCAACTATATAA
- a CDS encoding DUF3298 and DUF4163 domain-containing protein, whose protein sequence is MKKISIIWFLLIITFSAHVFATESLYTIENRDKVMQDYEIHIDYPVFNSLHNMELQEKVNKKISNHLEDTMREVKRVAEESSGFPILYYGEEFVVGEDQFYSVVLTANISRGKKYNSSVTSINFENEEDGQIFTLKDIVDMNLLNQEVKKELASEPDTYYHQSFNSVREDTAFYISDEKLTLVFNKYEVAPGVYGTPEISIPLKKVKKDPPADETNVPFPQII, encoded by the coding sequence TTGAAGAAAATAAGTATAATATGGTTTCTACTCATAATTACATTCAGTGCACATGTATTTGCTACTGAAAGTTTATATACGATTGAAAACAGAGACAAAGTCATGCAGGATTATGAAATTCACATTGATTATCCAGTGTTTAATTCTCTTCACAATATGGAACTTCAAGAAAAAGTAAATAAGAAGATTAGCAATCATTTGGAAGATACAATGAGGGAAGTGAAGCGGGTTGCTGAAGAATCGAGTGGCTTTCCTATTCTCTACTATGGAGAAGAATTTGTTGTGGGAGAAGATCAGTTTTATTCTGTGGTTCTGACCGCTAATATTTCAAGAGGGAAGAAATATAATTCGAGTGTGACATCCATAAATTTCGAAAATGAGGAAGATGGTCAAATCTTTACTTTAAAGGATATAGTAGACATGAATTTGCTAAATCAAGAAGTAAAAAAAGAGTTGGCCAGTGAACCAGATACTTATTATCACCAATCGTTCAATTCTGTGAGAGAAGATACAGCTTTTTATATTAGTGATGAAAAACTTACTCTTGTTTTCAATAAATATGAGGTTGCCCCAGGAGTATATGGTACTCCGGAAATTAGCATTCCCCTGAAAAAGGTAAAAAAAGATCCCCCTGCCGACGAAACAAACGTTCCATTTCCGCAAATCATATAA
- a CDS encoding TIGR01777 family oxidoreductase: protein MKFAITGGTGFVGSKLTDKLTREGHHVYILTRNPQKHNDTENVSYIGWLKDEFAPWEYLPSVDAIVNLAGESLSSGRWTDERKRNIMNSRIQATEGVIDLIERMDRKPEVLVNASAVGYYGKSDTKTFTEETDQPGSDFLANVVVEWEKRAAKAQNFGVRTVYIRFGLILGEEGALPKMILPYKLLVGGNLGSGEQWMSWIHVKDVVELITHSVNTPSMEGPINGTAPNPKRNTDFGQTLASVLGRPHWITAPSFALKTILGDMSTLLLDGQSVMPKKAKAQGYTFLFPELKQALQSILKR, encoded by the coding sequence TTGAAATTTGCTATTACTGGCGGAACAGGATTCGTGGGTTCAAAACTCACTGACAAACTCACTCGTGAGGGGCATCACGTTTATATACTGACAAGAAATCCTCAAAAGCATAATGATACGGAGAATGTTAGCTATATTGGCTGGTTAAAGGATGAATTTGCCCCCTGGGAGTACTTACCGTCAGTTGATGCCATTGTCAACCTGGCCGGAGAATCCTTAAGCAGCGGACGTTGGACAGATGAACGAAAGCGGAATATTATGAACAGTCGTATTCAAGCTACAGAAGGTGTGATCGATCTTATCGAACGAATGGACCGTAAGCCAGAGGTTCTCGTTAATGCGTCTGCCGTAGGGTATTACGGTAAATCGGACACAAAAACGTTTACGGAGGAGACAGACCAACCCGGAAGCGACTTCCTTGCGAATGTCGTCGTTGAATGGGAAAAACGAGCAGCAAAGGCTCAAAATTTTGGAGTACGTACAGTTTACATTCGATTCGGTTTGATTCTTGGGGAGGAGGGCGCTTTACCAAAAATGATCCTGCCTTACAAACTTCTGGTAGGAGGAAATTTGGGTTCAGGTGAACAATGGATGTCCTGGATCCACGTTAAGGATGTCGTAGAGCTCATTACCCATTCGGTAAACACCCCTTCAATGGAAGGTCCTATCAATGGGACAGCACCCAATCCCAAACGAAATACAGACTTTGGTCAAACCCTTGCCAGCGTACTTGGACGACCCCACTGGATTACGGCACCGTCTTTTGCCTTGAAAACCATCCTTGGTGATATGAGTACACTGCTGTTAGATGGCCAATCTGTCATGCCTAAAAAAGCTAAAGCACAGGGATACACTTTTTTATTCCCTGAATTAAAACAAGCATTACAGTCTATCTTAAAACGATGA
- a CDS encoding HAD family hydrolase yields MIKLFITDLDGTLLGKDHYIKQEDIQSFHRLLNHNIELAIATGRMEHESTEILRRMKLKGHRISQNGAFIYGQDDSLIHSETFTKTSADHVLHNIQGHPMVTTISTATDTYTSEHNEWIDIINEQLFHEIIVDPNMVMELGQSIHPSKFTLHGNEEDITHVHEQLVNQFGKTVDIFISHENVIDIMPPSINKGNSVLALLDHLNVKPDEIACIGDSFNDLSMFAVTPNSYAMSTAHPEVQAKAHTVVDHVHEAIDDLIHRGLV; encoded by the coding sequence ATGATAAAATTATTCATTACAGACCTTGACGGAACATTACTGGGTAAGGACCACTATATCAAACAAGAAGATATTCAGTCTTTTCATCGGTTACTTAACCACAACATTGAACTAGCGATTGCGACAGGACGTATGGAACATGAAAGTACAGAAATTCTCCGAAGAATGAAACTAAAAGGGCATAGGATTAGTCAAAATGGTGCGTTTATCTATGGCCAGGACGACTCTCTGATCCATTCAGAAACATTTACGAAAACCAGTGCTGATCACGTTTTGCATAACATTCAGGGCCACCCTATGGTTACAACGATTTCCACAGCAACAGACACTTATACATCAGAACATAACGAATGGATTGATATCATTAATGAACAGCTTTTTCATGAAATTATTGTTGATCCTAATATGGTGATGGAGCTCGGTCAATCTATCCACCCTTCTAAATTCACACTGCACGGAAATGAAGAAGATATTACACATGTACATGAACAGCTTGTAAATCAATTTGGTAAAACGGTCGATATCTTTATTTCCCACGAGAATGTCATTGACATTATGCCACCATCAATTAATAAAGGAAATAGCGTTTTAGCTTTATTAGACCATCTTAATGTCAAACCTGACGAAATTGCCTGTATAGGAGATTCTTTTAATGATCTTTCTATGTTTGCCGTCACGCCAAACAGTTACGCCATGTCAACGGCTCATCCAGAAGTTCAAGCTAAAGCCCACACTGTCGTTGATCATGTCCATGAAGCAATTGATGACTTAATCCACCGAGGTCTCGTCTAA
- a CDS encoding DEAD/DEAH box helicase: MLLKTFKEIGIEKHFIKKLDEQGITVPTPIQEKTIPHLLTGKDVIAKAQTGTGKTLAFLLPILQKIDVDKSEVQGLIITPTRELAIQITKEAEKLLPNGVNVLAVYGGQDVAAQAHKLKGRAHLVVATPGRLLDHVRRETITLVNVNHVVLDEVDQMLEAGFLTDVTDILQQTPEDRQTSAFSATISNQVTSLSNKYLTHPEKITVKSESVTLSEVKQLVYETTDRAKQDTLLKIMSEHRPYLAVIFCRTKRRAKKLNDSLLRHGFEADELHGDLSQAKREKVMKRFREAKIQYLVATDVAARGLDVEGITHVFNYDVPQDSESYIHRIGRTGRAGGKGLAITFIAAKDRQALREIEKGIGEKLHRRTLDTLSPKKEDDRPGSNKPKRSSKRRRK; this comes from the coding sequence ATGCTGTTGAAAACATTTAAAGAGATTGGAATAGAAAAGCACTTCATAAAAAAACTTGACGAACAAGGCATTACAGTGCCTACACCAATTCAAGAAAAGACGATTCCTCACTTGTTAACAGGAAAAGATGTTATCGCAAAAGCACAGACGGGGACAGGGAAGACGCTTGCTTTTTTGCTACCTATTTTACAAAAAATCGATGTCGATAAAAGTGAGGTTCAAGGATTAATCATTACGCCAACTAGGGAGCTCGCTATTCAAATTACCAAAGAGGCGGAAAAGCTTCTCCCAAACGGAGTAAATGTTCTAGCTGTGTACGGGGGCCAGGATGTAGCCGCGCAGGCTCACAAATTAAAAGGACGAGCACATCTCGTTGTGGCCACACCTGGACGACTGCTCGATCATGTGCGAAGAGAAACGATCACACTCGTTAATGTTAATCATGTCGTTCTTGATGAAGTAGATCAAATGCTTGAAGCTGGTTTCCTAACAGATGTAACTGACATTTTGCAGCAAACACCTGAAGATCGGCAGACGAGTGCTTTTTCAGCAACCATATCAAACCAGGTTACTTCACTTTCTAATAAATATTTAACTCATCCAGAGAAGATAACGGTGAAGTCGGAGTCAGTTACATTGTCGGAAGTTAAACAGCTTGTCTATGAAACGACAGACCGTGCTAAACAAGATACTTTATTAAAAATCATGAGTGAACATCGTCCATATTTGGCTGTTATTTTTTGCCGAACAAAAAGAAGGGCCAAAAAGCTGAATGACTCTCTGCTTAGACATGGATTTGAAGCAGATGAACTTCATGGCGATTTATCTCAAGCGAAACGAGAGAAAGTGATGAAACGTTTCCGTGAGGCGAAAATCCAGTATTTAGTTGCCACAGATGTCGCTGCTAGAGGCCTCGATGTTGAGGGAATTACCCATGTGTTCAACTATGATGTACCTCAAGACTCTGAGAGTTATATTCATCGAATTGGCCGAACAGGGCGGGCCGGGGGCAAGGGGCTGGCCATAACGTTTATCGCAGCTAAAGATCGTCAGGCTCTACGCGAAATAGAGAAGGGGATCGGGGAGAAACTCCACAGGCGCACACTGGATACGCTGTCCCCAAAGAAAGAAGATGATCGACCTGGTTCAAATAAGCCAAAACGTTCATCTAAACGAAGAAGAAAGTAA
- a CDS encoding GNAT family N-acetyltransferase, which yields MLIKRDLHDSKPLFDLMIHPEVFPYVRHKALSSDEFYFLTKQMVEAEENGELISRTVLDEWTQPIGTINLFDIEDNKGFLATWIGQPYFGKGYNRMAKELFFEELFFQLDIEAVFMKIRRTNIRSMKAALKIPYVMMANELFPDVLSRINHDYEVYDLFVITKEQYLFHYYGESGQNKEEMLEA from the coding sequence ATGTTAATAAAGCGTGATTTGCATGATTCTAAACCACTATTCGACCTGATGATTCATCCAGAAGTTTTTCCATATGTTCGTCACAAAGCTCTCTCAAGTGATGAATTTTATTTCCTGACGAAGCAAATGGTAGAGGCAGAGGAAAACGGTGAGCTAATTTCTCGTACCGTCCTTGATGAATGGACACAGCCAATCGGAACGATTAATCTGTTTGATATCGAGGATAACAAAGGCTTCCTGGCAACATGGATTGGTCAGCCTTACTTCGGAAAAGGGTATAATCGAATGGCCAAAGAGTTATTTTTCGAGGAGTTATTTTTCCAGCTCGATATTGAAGCGGTTTTTATGAAAATTCGCCGTACGAATATTCGATCCATGAAAGCTGCTCTGAAGATCCCCTATGTCATGATGGCAAACGAACTTTTTCCAGATGTCTTATCGAGGATTAACCATGACTACGAAGTTTATGATTTATTTGTGATCACGAAAGAACAGTATCTCTTCCATTACTATGGCGAGTCGGGACAAAACAAAGAGGAAATGTTAGAAGCATAA
- a CDS encoding TraR/DksA C4-type zinc finger protein, whose amino-acid sequence MDYTHYKKQLEERKREIEQQLIDNNHFGLERGMASGRSSGELSQYDNHPADSGTDLYEREKDMALLTHLQDELSEISYSLKQIEQGTYGICEVTGNEIPPERLEAMPTARTIKAAADQHVPGDRPVEEEVLHELEWDDGNDSYEEVASFNDSGMTYEGSSLMEADENPGYVEEFEPFVSTEIEGYTGSEQVHFQRNEYYEKYMDQQDEEQSE is encoded by the coding sequence ATGGATTATACACATTATAAAAAACAATTAGAAGAACGCAAAAGAGAGATTGAACAGCAGTTAATTGACAATAACCATTTCGGGCTGGAGCGTGGTATGGCAAGCGGTCGGTCATCTGGGGAATTATCACAATATGACAATCACCCGGCTGACTCGGGAACGGATCTTTACGAACGAGAAAAGGATATGGCGTTGTTAACCCATTTACAAGATGAACTATCGGAAATATCCTACTCCTTAAAGCAAATCGAACAAGGCACATATGGGATTTGTGAGGTAACTGGAAATGAGATCCCTCCCGAGCGGCTGGAAGCGATGCCGACTGCAAGAACTATTAAAGCTGCAGCGGACCAGCACGTCCCTGGCGACCGCCCGGTGGAAGAAGAGGTGCTTCATGAACTGGAATGGGATGATGGAAATGACAGTTATGAGGAAGTCGCTTCTTTTAATGATAGTGGGATGACCTATGAAGGATCGTCTTTGATGGAGGCTGATGAAAATCCTGGTTATGTTGAGGAATTTGAACCGTTTGTTTCAACAGAAATTGAAGGGTATACCGGATCAGAACAAGTTCATTTCCAGAGAAATGAGTATTATGAGAAATATATGGACCAGCAAGACGAGGAGCAATCAGAATAA
- a CDS encoding bifunctional cystathionine gamma-lyase/homocysteine desulfhydrase has translation MRKKTQLIHGGITGDEKTGAVSVPIYQVSTYAQDGVGQHRGYEYSRTGNPTRFALEELIKELEGGHAGFAFGSGMAAITAVLMTFNQGDHIVFTDDVYGGTYRLVSNVINRFGLEASFVDTSDVENIKAAVTDRTKAIYVETPTNPLLKITDLKKVSDFAKEKDLTFIVDNTFSTPYWQNPIDFGADIVLHSATKYLGGHSDVVAGLVVVNSQQLAEDVHFVLNSSGGILGPQDSWLLMRGIKTLGVRMEEIEDNTRQFIEFLQGLPEVTNIYYPGLEDHKGYDVHSQQARGSGGMISFDVGSGEKADRVLKNTRFFTLAESLGAVESLISVPAKMTHASIPADRRGELGITDGLVRVSIGLEDIEDLKEDFLQALRK, from the coding sequence ATGAGAAAGAAAACACAGCTGATTCATGGTGGAATTACTGGAGATGAAAAAACAGGCGCGGTTTCTGTGCCCATTTACCAGGTAAGTACCTATGCTCAAGATGGTGTCGGCCAACATCGCGGGTATGAATATTCAAGAACAGGCAACCCGACGAGATTTGCCCTTGAAGAATTGATTAAGGAGCTTGAAGGCGGACATGCAGGTTTCGCTTTTGGTTCCGGAATGGCCGCCATAACTGCCGTATTAATGACGTTCAATCAGGGCGACCATATTGTGTTTACTGATGATGTGTATGGCGGGACATATCGTCTCGTTTCTAATGTGATCAATCGTTTCGGGTTGGAAGCAAGCTTTGTTGATACGAGTGATGTAGAAAATATTAAAGCGGCCGTAACAGATCGCACAAAAGCAATCTATGTAGAAACCCCAACCAACCCGCTTTTGAAAATCACTGATTTGAAGAAAGTATCTGATTTTGCGAAGGAAAAAGATCTTACTTTTATTGTTGATAACACCTTCAGCACACCTTATTGGCAAAATCCGATCGACTTTGGAGCGGATATCGTTCTTCATAGTGCAACCAAATATCTGGGCGGACACAGTGATGTTGTAGCTGGTTTAGTTGTTGTGAATTCACAACAATTGGCTGAAGATGTACATTTTGTCTTAAATTCTTCAGGCGGTATCCTAGGGCCGCAAGATTCTTGGCTACTGATGCGCGGTATCAAAACACTGGGTGTTCGCATGGAAGAGATTGAGGATAACACGCGTCAATTTATTGAGTTTTTGCAAGGACTTCCGGAAGTGACTAACATTTATTATCCTGGCCTTGAAGATCATAAAGGATATGACGTTCACAGCCAACAAGCTCGCGGCAGCGGTGGAATGATTTCCTTTGATGTTGGAAGCGGGGAAAAAGCAGACCGAGTCCTCAAAAATACTCGTTTCTTCACACTAGCTGAGAGCCTTGGAGCTGTGGAAAGTCTAATTTCCGTTCCAGCAAAAATGACCCATGCGTCGATTCCCGCCGACCGTAGAGGAGAACTGGGAATTACCGATGGCTTAGTAAGAGTATCCATCGGCCTTGAAGATATTGAAGATTTAAAGGAAGACTTTTTACAAGCGTTACGTAAATAA
- a CDS encoding Lin0512 family protein: MEQVMFIQTGTGTDVHGQNITKASVRAIQNAIHSNSMPGIKTALPNQSLDEMKIHVKLALPTDHDQLDEEEVKQAIPYGQVTLEKNQGGMLTSSRIFLEDKEDQNDMMYIVNTAVEVGY, encoded by the coding sequence ATGGAACAAGTCATGTTTATCCAAACCGGAACCGGCACCGATGTACATGGACAGAATATAACGAAAGCTTCTGTCAGAGCCATCCAGAATGCGATCCATTCAAACTCAATGCCTGGGATAAAAACTGCATTACCTAATCAGTCCCTTGATGAAATGAAAATTCATGTGAAACTGGCTCTGCCTACAGATCATGATCAGCTTGACGAAGAAGAAGTGAAACAGGCCATACCATACGGCCAGGTAACCCTGGAAAAAAACCAGGGCGGTATGCTGACATCAAGTCGCATTTTCTTAGAAGATAAAGAAGACCAAAATGATATGATGTATATTGTAAATACGGCCGTTGAAGTCGGTTATTGA
- a CDS encoding S-ribosylhomocysteine lyase produces MPMNVESFNLDHTKVKAPYVRLVGVTEGEHGDKIYKYDIRLKQPNKEHMDMPALHSLEHLMAEKSRDHHSRIIDIGPMGCQTGFYLAVLNDDNYENVLQLLENTLKDVLEAEEVPACNEVQCGFAASHSLEGAKRLAQELLDKRDEWTEVF; encoded by the coding sequence ATGCCTATGAATGTGGAAAGTTTCAATCTTGATCATACGAAAGTAAAAGCACCATACGTACGTCTGGTCGGTGTAACAGAAGGAGAGCACGGCGATAAAATTTATAAATATGATATCCGTCTGAAGCAGCCGAATAAAGAGCACATGGATATGCCGGCATTGCATTCTCTAGAACACCTTATGGCGGAAAAAAGCCGTGACCACCATAGCCGTATCATTGATATCGGTCCTATGGGATGTCAAACAGGATTTTATTTAGCAGTCCTCAATGATGATAACTATGAAAATGTCCTTCAATTGCTGGAAAATACCCTGAAAGATGTGCTTGAAGCAGAAGAAGTTCCAGCATGCAATGAAGTGCAATGCGGTTTCGCAGCAAGTCATAGCTTAGAAGGTGCGAAGAGGCTTGCTCAAGAACTGTTGGATAAACGTGACGAATGGACAGAAGTCTTTTAA
- a CDS encoding class I SAM-dependent DNA methyltransferase yields MGVEFVDLFNQWASSYDDTVSGKDPEYKEVFEDYDVMLQELADLAISPVLEFGVGTANLTRKMVSQNKVVAGIEPSEEMRQIANVKCPEAAVYKGDFINFPSLQLPVRSIVSSFAFHHLKEEEKRLALNVYYDKLEEGGEVIFIDTLFKDEAHKLSLIKDAEEKGHLNLAQDLQEEYYPYLGDLEHLFVQQGFEVSFKQKNKFAWLIQAKKGD; encoded by the coding sequence ATGGGAGTAGAATTTGTCGACTTGTTTAATCAATGGGCAAGTTCATATGATGATACAGTTTCGGGGAAGGATCCTGAATATAAAGAGGTTTTTGAAGATTATGATGTTATGCTTCAGGAGCTGGCAGATTTAGCGATCTCCCCTGTACTTGAGTTTGGGGTAGGAACGGCAAATTTAACGAGAAAAATGGTTTCCCAAAATAAAGTGGTAGCAGGTATTGAGCCTTCAGAAGAAATGCGTCAGATTGCGAATGTGAAATGTCCTGAAGCAGCTGTTTATAAAGGTGATTTTATCAATTTCCCTTCTTTACAACTGCCTGTTCGTTCAATCGTCAGTTCCTTTGCTTTTCATCATTTAAAAGAAGAGGAGAAACGATTAGCATTAAACGTTTATTATGATAAACTTGAAGAAGGTGGAGAGGTTATCTTCATCGACACCCTCTTTAAGGATGAGGCACACAAATTGTCCTTAATAAAAGATGCTGAGGAGAAAGGTCACCTTAACTTAGCACAGGATTTGCAGGAAGAATATTATCCTTACCTCGGAGACTTAGAGCACCTGTTTGTGCAGCAAGGTTTTGAGGTATCGTTTAAACAAAAGAACAAATTTGCTTGGTTAATACAAGCTAAAAAAGGAGACTAA
- the recX gene encoding recombination regulator RecX: MVLLPKITRITTQKKSKNRYNIFLDHGQGEAYGFSVDEELLVKFHLRKSMEIDESMIAALIQKDTIHKTYTLAIHYLSYRMRSEKEIRDYLVKKEADDEQIDEVMNRLREEKLVDDQEFANSLVRTRVQTSSKGPLLVKKELIEKGVSASGAEEALQFFPFDKAVEKALKFAEKKAASEKKKSQRQLIQTIQQNLMQKGFQSDVIKEVFEQLPEEEGEDTEWEAIVYQGEKLLKKFERKAEGYELKQKIKTGLYRKGFSFDLIERFIEEKINER, encoded by the coding sequence GTGGTTCTTTTGCCAAAAATTACGCGAATTACGACACAGAAAAAGTCGAAAAACCGTTATAATATCTTCTTGGATCACGGTCAGGGCGAGGCTTATGGTTTCAGCGTCGATGAAGAGCTCCTCGTTAAATTTCACCTTCGGAAGTCAATGGAGATTGATGAATCTATGATCGCAGCGTTGATCCAGAAAGATACGATACATAAAACATATACCCTCGCTATTCATTATTTAAGCTACCGTATGCGTTCAGAAAAGGAAATACGTGATTATTTAGTAAAGAAGGAAGCTGATGATGAACAAATTGATGAAGTGATGAACCGTTTAAGAGAAGAGAAGCTTGTCGATGATCAGGAGTTTGCTAATTCTTTAGTCAGAACCCGTGTGCAAACCTCGAGTAAGGGACCGCTCTTAGTCAAAAAGGAATTAATCGAAAAAGGAGTAAGTGCTTCTGGAGCGGAAGAGGCCCTTCAGTTTTTCCCTTTTGATAAAGCGGTGGAAAAGGCTTTGAAATTTGCGGAAAAGAAAGCAGCCAGCGAAAAAAAGAAATCTCAGCGTCAGCTCATCCAAACCATCCAGCAGAATTTGATGCAAAAGGGATTTCAGAGCGATGTCATAAAAGAAGTATTTGAGCAATTACCAGAAGAGGAAGGGGAAGATACAGAGTGGGAAGCCATCGTTTACCAAGGAGAGAAATTACTCAAGAAATTTGAGCGAAAAGCAGAGGGATACGAACTAAAACAAAAGATTAAAACCGGGTTATATCGCAAAGGATTCAGCTTCGATTTAATCGAACGGTTTATTGAGGAAAAGATCAATGAGAGGTAA
- a CDS encoding PLP-dependent cysteine synthase family protein, whose product MAYVKNVQSLIGNTPMIELTHSSIPNQARIFAKLEFMNPGGSVKDRLGLKLIEDALGRGLLKPGGTIIEPTAGNTGIGVALAAIGRGFRVMFVTPEKFSQEKQTLMRALGAEVVNTPTEDGMRGAIKRAEELCKEIPNSFSPQQFNNRANPDTYYETLGPEIYRDVNGEIDVFLAGAGTGGTFMGTARYLKEQNDSIKTVIVEPEGSILNGGEPGSHLTEGIGMEFLPFYMEKEYFNSIHTIPDQVAFNRVRELALNEGMLVGSSSGAAFEAALKEAEQAKPGTKIVTIFPDSSERYLSQGIYEE is encoded by the coding sequence ATGGCTTACGTTAAAAACGTACAATCATTAATCGGCAACACACCGATGATCGAGCTGACTCACTCATCGATTCCAAATCAGGCTCGTATTTTTGCTAAGCTTGAATTCATGAACCCAGGCGGTAGTGTAAAAGACCGGCTGGGTTTAAAGTTGATTGAAGATGCGCTGGGGAGAGGTCTATTAAAGCCTGGTGGAACGATAATTGAACCAACAGCCGGTAATACGGGTATCGGTGTAGCCCTGGCCGCAATAGGCAGAGGGTTCCGTGTCATGTTTGTAACTCCTGAGAAGTTTAGTCAGGAAAAGCAAACCTTAATGAGAGCGCTTGGAGCGGAAGTTGTCAATACACCGACTGAAGATGGGATGCGTGGGGCGATCAAACGAGCGGAAGAGCTTTGTAAGGAAATACCTAACTCATTCAGCCCGCAGCAGTTCAATAACCGAGCTAATCCCGATACGTACTATGAGACGCTGGGACCGGAAATCTATCGTGATGTAAATGGCGAGATTGACGTGTTTTTAGCTGGAGCCGGCACAGGCGGGACTTTTATGGGGACTGCCCGCTACCTTAAGGAACAGAACGACTCCATTAAAACAGTCATTGTTGAGCCAGAAGGTTCAATTTTAAACGGTGGAGAACCTGGTTCCCATCTAACAGAAGGAATTGGAATGGAATTTTTGCCTTTTTATATGGAAAAGGAATATTTTAATTCGATTCACACGATTCCCGATCAAGTGGCTTTTAACCGAGTGCGGGAGCTTGCTCTCAACGAAGGAATGCTTGTCGGGAGTTCTTCTGGTGCAGCCTTTGAAGCAGCACTAAAGGAAGCTGAACAGGCGAAACCAGGAACGAAGATTGTTACGATTTTCCCTGACAGCAGCGAACGCTATTTAAGTCAAGGGATTTATGAGGAGTGA